One Nitrospirota bacterium genomic window, TGTAGAAGATGTCGGCAAAGCTGGAGGCGATGACGCAACGGAATCCCTGATCGAGGAGCGCCCAGGGCGCATGTTCGCGCGACGATCCGCAGCCGAAGTTATCGCGCGTCAGGAGAATCGTGGCCCCCTGGAAGCGCGGCTGATTCAAAAAGAATGCAGGATCCTGCGCCCCGTCCTTCTGTTTGCGCCAATCGTAGAAGAGGCCTTCGCGGAGCCCGGTCCGCTTGATGGTCTTTAGAAACTGTTTCGGGATGATTTGATCGGTATCGACATTGACGCGGTCCAGCGGTGCGACCAGACCTGTCATGGTGGTAAAGGCTTGCATAGGTCCTCTATTTCCAGGTTCGGATATCGACGAAATGTCCCTCGACGGCGGCCGCGACGGCCATGGCCGGAGAGACGAGATGGGTGCGGCCGCCAGCCCCCTGGCGTCCTTCGAAATTTCGATTGCTGGTTGAGGCGCAGCGCTCTCCCGGCTGAAGCACATCGGCGTTCATCGCCAGGCACATACTGCAACCGGCTTCCCGCCACTCGAAGCCCGCGTCCTTGAACAGGCGGTCGAGCCCTTCCTGTTCGGCCTGCTGTTTTACGAGGCCTGAGCCAGGCACCACCATCGCCCGGACTCCCGTGGCGACGCTTTTGCCCCTAGCCAATTGGGCTGCAAGGCGGAGGTCTTCGATGCGCGAGTTGGTGCAGGATCCGATGAAGACCGTATCGATCTTGATGTCGGTGATGGGCATGTTCGGGATGAGGCCCATGTATTCCAACGCCCGCTCAGTCGACTGACGCTGGTTCACGTCGGTGATCGTTCGTGGGTCTGGTACCCGTTGATCGATGCCGGTAACCATCCCGGGGCTGGTGCCCCAGCTGACTTGCGGCGCGATGTCCTCGGCTTTCATCGTGACGGTCACATCGTATGCGGCGCCCGCGTCGGTCTTGAAGTGCTGCCAGGCTTGTACTGCCCGGTCGAACAGCATGTCCTTCGGAGCCAATGGACGGTCTTTGATATAAGCGACGGTCTTCTCGTCCGGCGCGACCATCCCGGCCCGTGC contains:
- the leuC gene encoding 3-isopropylmalate dehydratase large subunit, which gives rise to MAAQTLFEKIWESHVVRAELDGTTLLYIDRQLVHEVTSPQAFEGLKLSGRRPRRSGATLAVPDHNVPTTDRSVGIADPLSAIQIRTLEENCRDFGITLFGMNDIRQGVVHVIGPEQGFTLPGTTIVCGDSHTSTHGAFGALAFGIGTSEVEHVLATQCLVQKRPKTMEVRVDGTLSELCSAKDVILAIIGKIGTAGGTGYVIEYTGSAIRALSMEGRMTLCNMSIEAGARAGMVAPDEKTVAYIKDRPLAPKDMLFDRAVQAWQHFKTDAGAAYDVTVTMKAEDIAPQVSWGTSPGMVTGIDQRVPDPRTITDVNQRQSTERALEYMGLIPNMPITDIKIDTVFIGSCTNSRIEDLRLAAQLARGKSVATGVRAMVVPGSGLVKQQAEQEGLDRLFKDAGFEWREAGCSMCLAMNADVLQPGERCASTSNRNFEGRQGAGGRTHLVSPAMAVAAAVEGHFVDIRTWK
- the leuD gene encoding 3-isopropylmalate dehydratase small subunit, which codes for MQAFTTMTGLVAPLDRVNVDTDQIIPKQFLKTIKRTGLREGLFYDWRKQKDGAQDPAFFLNQPRFQGATILLTRDNFGCGSSREHAPWALLDQGFRCVIASSFADIFYNNCFQNGILPIELKADEILAMMKDVLSTPGYQLTVDLGNQTVTTPNGTTCRFDIDPFRKDCLYRGLDAIGLTLQHEAAIAAYETRRKAEAPWLFSDLRS